A genomic window from Plasmodium malariae genome assembly, chromosome: 10 includes:
- the PmUG01_10038500 gene encoding merozoite capping protein 1, putative: MIENTKLADEVLNIALLNQKNEQTNLQTEVEKHKDLNGIVLFMYPKADTPGCTEQAKLFKEKYEEFKSNNYAVYGLSADSAEDQLKWKDKLELPFELLCDVDKKLMKELGCLKDDEKIARSHLVIKNDFIVSFIETGVKPSLSAANVMTFITKGEKDIEAEEKETNAEGGAVNDEVTGEGKDEVNGDVKEEGKENDETNEEKGGKGSDDNKANENEKIKKSTATGGGTGGGKNKNANVGDMKMKKKSSKKKSSAGNNSHNNKNNKVVKKGSNVKKEVKKKLINKAHKKNENKKGKNKLAKGKMVNGKKEMKKKSNVKKEDKKKNKNNHKKNVNTKDKKKNSGKNDKKNKLKNKGTQQKKQLNNKGANKKIVKSKDANKKIANKKVDKKKEQFNKKNIKNKNIMKSNKKVKKLIKKK; the protein is encoded by the exons ATGATAGAAA ACACCAAGTTAGCAGACGAAGTTTTAAACATTGCGTTGTTAAACCAAAAGAATGAACAAACGAACCTGCAAACTGAGGTTGAGAAGCATAAGGACTTGAACGGTATTGTCCTTTTCATGTACCCCAAAGCCGATACACCTGGATGTACAGAACAGGCTAAactttttaaagaaaagtATGAAGAATTCAAAAGCAACAATTACGCTGTTTACGGATTATCTGCAGACAGTGCTGAGGATCAA CTCAAGTGGAAGGATAAACTCGAACTGCCATTCGAGTTGCTGTGCGATGTTGATAAAAAGTTGATGAAGGAACTTGGATGTTTGAAGGATGACGAGAAAATAGCCAGATCCCATTTAGTAATAAAGAACGATTTCATTGTGTCCTTTATCGAAACTGGAGTAAAGCCAAGTTTATCTGCTGCCAATGTTATGACTTTTATTACGAAAGGTGAAAAGGATATCGAGgcagaagaaaaagaaacaaatgCAGAAGGTGGTGCAGTTAATGATGAAGTTACAGGAGAAGGAAAGGATGAAGTTAATGGGGATGTAAAAgaagaaggaaaagaaaatgatGAAACAAATGAAGAGAAAGGAGGAAAAGGATCGGATGATAATAAAgctaatgaaaatgaaaagataaaaaaatcaaCAGCTACAGGAGGAGGAACAGGtggaggaaaaaataaaaatgcaaatgTTGGAGatatgaaaatgaagaaaaaaagctcaaaaaagaaaagtagtGCTGGTAATAATagtcataataataaaaataataaagtagtTAAAAAAGGTTCTAATGTTAAAAAGGAAGTCAAGAAAAAGCTGATTAACAAAGCACATAAGaagaatgaaaataaaaaaggaaaaaataaactcGCTAAAGGAAAGATGgttaatggaaaaaaagagatgaaaaaaaaatcgaatgttaaaaaagaggataaaaagaaaaataaaaataatcataaaaaaaatgtaaacacaaaagacaaaaaaaaaaacagtggtaaaaatgataaaaaaaataaattaaaaaataaaggtacACAACAAAAAAAGCAGTTAAACAACAAGGGAGCAAATAAGAAAATAGTTAAGTCAAAAgatgcaaataaaaaaatagccAACAAAAAAGtagacaaaaaaaaggaacaattcaacaaaaaaaatatcaaaaacaaaaatattatgaaaagtaATAAGAAGgtgaaaaaattgataaagaaaaagtga
- the PmUG01_10038400 gene encoding mitochondrial ribosomal protein S22 precursor, putative — protein sequence MNKFIKLSFGKNGNRRFFSYRGYKFDKIGESQSLSAEEIQQLDKVSMVSLKTLKIPDHVRNKLYNLAKQFIKKKDLEKLGRFMAKKITSRNCVELPRVLPSKLLCSTEEEKNKIEKMLDKKSYKCLKNFLLHYKNKPKEMEQIALAHAEDTRHKVNISFFPEASIAYTIHNFNGHYGIIYRILNEIRTRITDFTPKYFLNYTSVPAAGIIAAHEIFNYTFDIIVTVEPSEHLTSISKYMVDSIPNVKHQMHLYENVNSFDLILLSHTLLSMYDYNSRNLFIKNLWNRLTKNGIIIIVEHGTPTGFRMLHSIREMFITELKYDKFHIVAPCPHESICPLSLTGKDWCHFSQRTHRLSHHIYCKGSRAKNVQEEKFSYLVIRKCEGPRTKYQSESEALTVQEKSFFWPRVVMPTIKAGKHVLIDVCSYPYNFERLVVTKSSPSITNMKTQNGTILKGYGYKNARKLLWGDLWRFTKRISRPDARLYTPEATKKHLYRLYQKQKKRQNGQAVVDSKSEGYYTSREIQYYGT from the coding sequence ATGAATAAATTCATCAAACTTTCATTTggtaaaaatggaaataggAGATTTTTTTCGTACCGAGGATACaaatttgataaaattgGAGAGAGTCAGAGCCTAAGTGCTGAAGAGATCCAACAGTTAGACAAAGTAAGTATGGTTTCCCtgaaaacattaaaaataccTGACCATGTAaggaataaattatataatttagctaaacagttcataaaaaaaaaagatttggAAAAATTAGGCCGTTTTATGgccaaaaaaataacaagtCGAAATTGTGTGGAATTGCCAAGAGTTCTGCCATCCAAGTTATTATGTAGCAcagaagaggaaaaaaataaaatagaaaaaatgcTAGATAAAAAATCTTACAAatgcttaaaaaattttttattacattataaaaataaaccaAAAGAAATGGAACAAATTGCTTTAGCACATGCCGAAGACACTAGAcataaagtaaatatttctttttttccagAAGCGTCTATTGCATATacaatacataattttaatggGCATTAtggaattatatatagaatactAAATGAAATAAGAACACGAATTACCGATTTTACTCCgaagtattttttaaattatacatcCGTACCAGCTGCTGGTATTATAGCTGCCCAcgaaatttttaattatactttCGATATAATTGTAACAGTTGAGCCATCAGAGCATTTAACATCcatatcaaaatatatggTTGACAGTATTCCAAATGTAAAGCATCAAAtgcatttatatgaaaatgttaattcctttgatttaattttgttgTCACATACTTTATTGTCAATGTATGATTATAATTCGAGaaatttgtttataaaaaatttatggaatagattaacaaaaaacggcataataataattgttgAACATGGTACACCAACAGGATTTCGTATGCTCCATTCAATAAGAGAAATGTTCATTacagaattaaaatatgataaatttcATATTGTTGCACCGTGTCCACATGAAAGTATTTGCCCATTATCATTAACAGGAAAAGATTGGTGTCATTTTTCACAAAGAACACATAGATTATCTCATCATATTTATTGCAAAGGTAGTCGTGCAAAAAATGTGcaagaagaaaaattttcttaCTTGGTCATAAGAAAATGTGAAGGACCCAGAACAAAATATCAATCTGAGTCAGAAGCCTTAACTGTTCAggaaaaatcttttttttggCCAAGAGTTGTCATGCCAACAATAAAAGCTGGGAAACATGTTCTGATTGATGTTTGTTCTTATCCATATAATTTTGAAAGACTGGTAGTTACAAAAAGTTCACCATCAATTACAAATATGAAAACACAAAATGGTACTATTCTTAAAGGTTATGGTTATAAAAATgcaagaaaattattatgggGGGATTTATGGAGATTTACAAAAAGGATTAGTAGACCTGATGCAAGACTTTACACCCCTGAAGCGACAAAGAAACATTTATATCGTTTGTAtcaaaaacagaaaaaaaggcaaaatgGCCAAGCAGTCGTTGACAGCAAATCGGAGGGGTACTACACATCCCGCGAGATACAGTACTATGGCACCTGA
- the MPP10 gene encoding U3 small nucleolar ribonucleoprotein protein MPP10, putative, with amino-acid sequence MEQIKVKNYTDLISSLNKNSEKLFLQTSSSKVNEVEKNELIEMIEYFSNILIKFFYNEFHVSNICITKSDFDSEQLWHFIQCIIKEKQLHHLLEFFNSFEKNIENILNDKEGENTHLSITSGTNEQNEKKKKKKLKRQAGNGDIVQVNKMSKTTNKGDKAEEKIKIASKSNTTNEKDKTEEEATMIEDRFFNMDEMQQFLEEEENKVLDKHSDDSSLDSSSDNANDSQYDLNEFECNYEETNKLRYEDFYTDREGEEAEEMDDSEEEEEEEEEEEEEEEEEQEQDTADMDYSEEEEEQDAEERGRDRGAMAKGKRVDEKIERELNEMNMYDEVEVDDQDDEMNGADIKMMDKEKIERELIEKKHWSLTGEVHGFNRPKNSILKLNVDIPKVNTYNNNDAFISKTVGYGMNSDEGEGSDNDDRENERGNLRNNVMGQKKNLLNEEIELVVKQRIKNMLFDDVEKKRIEDLDLSYNDSSSNTNGNNNNEEVNFDELNFCKSKTNLLDEYTKKYQEEIENSQSKNKEMNLQKIELINLFKKIMHCCNSLSNDNYIPKPALLTKTNEKVACLHIEESTPLILSNANKKLPEERCKPGHVKESKELTKKEKKSLRRAKKMKRKKMLISSFKNSAYGINQLQKRNNYLIDKNKKTKMEKKNIGKYGVSSKEQLSMGKATNRYDFTKDIAKAISFDKKKRN; translated from the coding sequence ATGGAGCaaataaaggtaaaaaattACACGGACTTAATCAGTTCGTTAAATAAGAACAGCGAGAAGTTGTTCTTACAAACTTCATCAAGTAAAGTTAACGAAGTagagaaaaatgaattaatagaaatgattgaatatttttcaaatatattaataaaatttttttataatgaattTCATGTGagtaatatttgtattaccAAGTCAGATTTTGACTCAGAACAACTTTGGCATTTTATtcaatgtataataaaagaaaaacaacTTCATCATTTGCTTGAGTTTTTTAATAgctttgaaaaaaatattgaaaatatactAAATGATAAAGAGGGAGAAAATACCCATCTTAGTATTACAAGtggaacaaatgaacaaaatgaaaaaaagaaaaaaaaaaaattaaagcgGCAGGCAGGTAACGGAGATATAGTCCAAGTGAACAAAATGAGCAAGACAACAAACAAAGGTGATAAAGCAgaggaaaagataaaaatcgCTTCAAAGTCTAATACTACGAATGAAAAGGATAAAACAGAGGAAGAAGCTACTATGATTGAAGATCgattttttaatatggaCGAGATGCAGCAGTTTTTGGAGGAAGAAGAAAACAAAGTATTAGATAAGCACTCGGATGACAGTTCATTAGATAGTTCCTCGGATAATGCAAATGACAGCCAATACGACTTGAACGAGTTTGAGTGCAATTATGAGGAGACGAACAAACTCAGGTACGAAGATTTTTACACGGATAGAGAGGGGGAAGAAGCAGAAGAAATGGACGATagtgaagaagaagaagaagaagaagaagaagaggagGAGGAGGAGGAGGAGGAGCAAGAGCAGGACACGGCAGATATGGACTATAgcgaagaagaggaagaacaGGACGCGGAGGAACGGGGACGAGATCGGGGAGCCATGGCAAAGGGTAAAAGGGTGGACGAAAAAATCGAAAGGGAACTAAACGAGATGAACATGTATGATGAAGTGGAAGTTGATGACCAGGACGACGAGATGAACGGAGCGGACATCAAAATGATGGACAAAGAAAAAATCGAAAGAGAgttaattgaaaaaaagcACTGGTCCCTGACAGGGGAAGTGCATGGCTTTAATCGCCCCAAAAATAgcattttaaaattgaaCGTCGATATACCGAAAGTTAACAcgtataataataacgaCGCATTTATAAGTAAAACAGTAGGATATGGAATGAACAGTGATGAGGGAGAAGGAAGTGATAATGATGATAGAGAAAACGAAAGGGGCAATTTACGGAACAACGTAATgggtcaaaaaaaaaatttgttgaATGAAGAAATAGAACTGGTCGTTAAACAACGAATAAAAAACATGCTGTTCGATGatgtggaaaaaaaaagaatcgAAGATTTAGATCTGTCATACAATGATAGTAGTAGTAACACTAATGGTAATAACAACAATGAGGAGGTAAATTTTGATGAactaaatttttgtaaaagtaaaacaaacTTACTTGATGAATACACAAAGAAATATCAAGAAGAAATTGAAAATAGTcaatcaaaaaataaagaaatgaatttacaaaaaattgaattaataaatttgtttaaaaaaataatgcattgTTGTAACTCCTTATcaaatgataattatataccGAAACCTGCATTGTTAACTAAGACAAATGAAAAAGTCGCTTGTTTACATATAGAGGAAAGTACACCTCTCATTTTATCCaatgcaaataaaaaattacccGAGGAAAGGTGTAAACCTGGTCATGTAAAAGAGTCTAAGGAACTtactaaaaaagaaaagaaatctTTAAGAAGAgctaaaaaaatgaaaaggaaaaaaatgcttataagttcttttaaaaatagcgCTTATGGAATTAATCAATTACAAAAGAGAAATAATTACTTAATagacaaaaacaaaaaaactaaaatggaaaaaaaaaatattggaaAATACGGTGTCTCTTCAAAGGAGCAGCTATCCATGGGCAAAGCTACAAACAGATACGACTTCACCAAGGATATAGCAAAGGCAATATCCTtcgataaaaagaaaagaaattag